A window of Methylocaldum szegediense genomic DNA:
TTCCGAGTCCGGCGTCCCCCGGCACGGTGGTCTCGTCGAATTGAATGGCGGCAAGGGATGCCACAGCCGGCGATTTTCATACCATGCCCCCACCGTCAGCACATCGTCGGGCGTCAATCTGATCGTATGCCGAATGTCGCCGCGCAAAGTTTCGAGATTGCGCTGAACGTCTAGAGTCTTGAAATTATTGAAGAACGATCCGGGCGACAAACCATTCTGAGCTTGATAAGGATCGTCGTAATACTGATCGAAAGAAAGCGACCCCGGCAGCTGCAACTGGTTCTTGCTGGCGTACAGATGTACGCGGGTCTCCTGATCCTCGTTCCACCGGTAACCGAAATTGGCGTAGCCCCTGGAAATATCCTCTTCGCTATGGTCCCGGTAACTATTGTTATAAGTGCCGGTATACGAAATGAAATAATCGAGATCCTCGTTCAGCACGCCGCCGACCATCAGCTGTGGACGGTAGTAATCATGCGACCCGGTGATAAAGGTCATGTGAACACCTGGCGTATTGCGGCCGTTGCGCGACACGAAATTCACCGCTCCGCCCAAGAAAGCCGAGCCGTATTGCAAAGCATTGGCCCCTCGATACACCTCGGTATAAAGCGCATTCATCGGCTCCAAAAGTTCAGGGTTGGTAAAACCATCCGTTCCGGTTAGCGGCAGACCGTCACGCAGGTAACGCATGCCCGCCTGCCCGAAGGTCTGTGATACGCCTTGGCCACGCACCAGGATGCGGGTTTCGGAATTACCGTAGCGGCTTTGCGAGAAAATCCCCGGCGAATAACTCAGAACATCGGCTACGCCCCCCGGCGTCGGCCGGCTGCGATACTCGTCGGAATGAATGAAGGTCGTTGCACCAGGGACCTGGGAGAGCTTGTACCTCGCCGTTTCCGCGCTGGGCGTCGTCAGAGATTCGTCGACTTCCTCGGGTGCCGTCACTTCGATCGTCTCCAAACGGTGTTCTTCGACATGATCGGCGGCGACGAACCCGGACAGCAAAACGTTTAAACCAAGAACTGTCGCACCGGAACGAAATGGCGACATGAATAGATCCTCCAGCGTTTTCGTTGCGTTTTTATATCGAGACAAGAATTTTTCTTTAGGAATATTCGTGCCATACCGCTTTCCGAAAAAACAAAGGCATTTCGTGGAACCAAAATCGCGCCGACTGCAAAATATGTGTGATATGACTCATCTTAGTGAGTCATATCACACAGACCGATTGATTCCGATCGCGCATTAACGGCTATACGCTGGTGTTTGGCCGAACAGCGCTCCACGCATCGGTTAGCCCTAGATTTTCCTGAGCGCGATAGAGCACGATCCCGAAACCCGCAACCATTCAAAGCGAAGAACGGCCCCAAAGGGCCAGATGATTTCAAAAGCTTGATGAAAGCGTTTTACCCAGGTCGTTTCACGCAGCATTTGTCGTCTCTTCCGGCAACCTTCAAGGGCGGTGCCGATCCCCGAGCGGCGCTACGATAATCGCTAGTCGGCACAAACCGTTGCGAACGCTACTGTCACCAGCGATCTTCAGGGATTTCACACACTCGAGGGACGATTAACGCAATTTCATATCGCGTGCAGCAGTTCATTCGAGCAGCCAAGGCGGATCAATTTGCCCCTACGGTATGCCTTAGCGCCCGTCAATCCGCCGCATGGGCTCATGGACACAGTTGTCCCAGGAAAAATGAAAGGTCAAGTGAACTTGGCAGAGGCGTGCGCCTGTTTGAAAGCCCTGACGACGGCGCCCGCCGCTACACCGCTCGATCAGGCGATTCTCATCGAAGGACATATCCCGAGCCCGTGGTCCGCACGGGCTGGGCAGTTCAACCGGTCAAGAAGCGCTCCACGTCTGAAGTTGTCAGATCGCGCCTAAAAAAACAGGGCAAGGCTGTTAGGTATGGTCGAGGCGTCGCGTCGGCCCTAACCGGACCAAACACCTCTATCCTTTGGCTCGAGAAAATTTAAGGTGCCCCGTCGGAACAGTTCTTGAACAAGGATGGATTCATGCCGTATCGACTGAGCAAGCGATAGAACTCGGTTCGGTTGCGCTTGGCCAGCTTGGCGGCTTGCGTCACGTTACCGTTGGTCATCTGCAGCAGCCGGATCAGGTAGTTTCGCTCGAATTGCTCGCGGGCTTCCTGTAAGGACAAGAAGGAAGACGGTTCGTCTCTCAAGGCCCGCTGCACTAGCGTTGCCGGAATCAGCGGCGTCGAGGACAGGGCGACACATTGCTCCACCACGTTGCGGAGTTGCCGAACGTTGCCGGGCCATTCGAAATTCACTAAACATTCCATGGCCTCCGGTGAAAACCCTTTGACGCGATTGCCATACGTTTCCGACAAATCTCTCAAAAAGTGCATCGCCAACAAAGCTATATCCTCGGGGCGCTTGGATAGCGGCGGCAACATTAAAGTAACGACGTTCAGCCGATAGTAGAGGTCCTCACGAAAATTACCTTCCGCCATAGCCCTGTCCAGATCCGCGTGCGTTGCGGAAATGATGCGCACATCGACCGGCTCGTCCTCGGTGGCACCCACCGGGCGCACCTTCATTTCCTGCAGCGCGCGCAACAGCTTGGCCTGAAAAGACTTAGGCATGTCACCGATTTCATCCAGAAACAAGGTGCCGCCATCCGCAGCGCGGAAGAGTCCCTTGTGATCGCGGGTCGCGCCCGTAAACGCGCCGCGGCGATGCCCGAAGAGTTCGGATTCGAAAAGATTTTCCGGGATCGCGCTGCAATTGACGGCCACGAATGGGCCGTCTGCCCGCGTGCTGGCCGCGTGAATCGCCCGTGCAAGCAGCTCTTTGCCGGTGCCGCTCTCGCCGCCGATAAATATGCTCGCCTTGCTTTGCGCAACTCGATTCGCTTGGCTCAGCAGCTCTTCCATGAGCGGGCTTTGGGTGATGATATGTTGCCGCCAGGCATCCTGATCGATCGAGACGCCGTCGGTAAGACCGATCCGAATGGCTTGATTGACCAGCTTGACCAATTCGTTCTTGTCGACCGGCTTGGACACAAAACCGAACACGCCTCGTTTGGTCGCACTCACGGCATCGCTGATCGTGCCATGAGCCGTCATGATGATGAAAGGCAGCGTCGGATACTGCTCATGGAGAACATCGAACAGCGCCAAGCCATCCATTCCTTCCATGCGCAAATCGGTTACTACCACATGGGGCCGGAATACGGATACCCGCGAAATAGCCGCCGGGCCGCTGTTCACGGTCTCCAGCTCGAATCCCGCCGCAGTGAGACGCAAGGCCACCAGACGCAATAAATCCGGATCATCATCCACTAACAGGACACGTTTACGTACAGCACTCATAAGCTCATTGACCGTTGCCTGGCTCATCCAAACGCTGCTCGATCGCTTTAAGTGCATCGAGCTTTTCTTGAAGCTTTTTCAGCTCGCTCTCTCGAGTTTTCAGCCGTTGGTGCGCTTTCCTTTGTTTCGACACGGTGTGAAAAACTTTGCGTTCGGAGAGTTTTCGCCGCTCGATCTCCTGATCGAGACGATTGAGGATTGCTTTCTGATAGATCAACAGCAACTTAAGCCGCTCGTCCTGCAATTCCGCCATAGAGGCGTCCACGATCGCGGCAGCGCTTCCAACGTCGCCACAAGCCTCTGTAGCCGTCTGGACGAGGAGCAGATGCAAGCGTACACCCAGACTTCGATCCGTGCGATAACGCTGCAGCAGGTCTTGGCACAAGGAAAACCGCTCCGCTGCAGGCATGCTGGCGATTTCTCCGGCAAAGCGCAGGAGATCATCGAACGCATAGCTGGTATATTTCTGCCCGGACACCTGGGGTACGTGCTCAGCACCCTGCTTGCTCCTCAATCCTGCGCAACCCGTGATAGCAAACAGTGTAATGAAGGCTATAGCGCGGGAGGGAAATTTCATGAATCGCTTAATCTAGCCGTAAAGGAATTTGCACCCGGATTCGGGCGCCTTTCTTGTCTGGGCGGGGCTCTAAGGCTTCGACTTTGCCATGATGGCCGGAAACGCATTCGCTGACAATAGCCAGCCCCATACCGGTACCCGCGATACCTTGCTCTCGGGCGGCCTTTCCCTGAAAAAACGGTTCAAAAACATGTTTGCGCTCATCGGGCTCTATACCCGGCCCGTCATCTTCAACCTCCAATTCCATATGGCCGCCGTTAGGACGGAGCGTCACGCGAATCTCGCCACCGACAGGCGAGTATTTAACTGCATTTGACAGCAGGTTATCAACAACGGTACGCAACTGGTCCGGATTGCCCTCGAGCTCGACTGGCAGCAGACGATCGACCAACTCGATAGATTTGGTACGCAGTCGAATCTGGTAATCCTCAATTAAGTCCGAAACGAGCTTCGCCATATCGACCATCTCGCGAAGCATCGCCCCGGGGCGGGCATTCACTTGACTGTAATTGATCAGTTCCGCAATCAGAGTATCCAGTTTCTGCGTATTGCTGACCACAATCTGGGCGATTTCCCTTTGTTCGGTGTTGAGTTCCCCAACCACTTCGTCCGCCAGCAGCTCGGTACCTTCGTGGATGGTCGCCAGCGGTGTCTTAATCTCGTGGGACACGTGACGGATAAATTGCTGCTTGGCTTCCTCGAGACCTCGTAGCCGGCTGCGCAGCCAATCCAAACGCTCGCCCAGGTATTCCAAGTCCTTGGGACCGGTGACCTGAATCGGCTGAACGAAGTCGCCGGCTCCGAGCTTACGTATGGCGTGGTCCATCTGTCTTACCGACCGGATGATGAAAAAGGTCACGAACGAGATCAGAACCACCGAAATGGGCAGCAGAATAGACGATTGCTGCAACATCCGGCGCTGAACCGCGTCAGACCGAGCCTGTAGATTGTCGACTTCGGCATCCACGACGCTCGAGAAACCACGGGCAAGTTCTTTTGCCCGCACATTGATCGCCGAAAACATCTCGTCGGCTTTTTCGATACGGGCTTTTGTAGAGCGGTCGCGGCGCTCGCGCGTGGACCCGGCGCGGCTACCTACCTTTTCGGGCTTTGCCAGAGGCTCGGCCGACATGTTCGAAACATGGTGGTAGATGCCGCCCTCCTCTACTGAGAATCGCTGGAGCTGGACAACCAGCGCAGGCTCTTCGGTCAAGCTCAAAAGATTGCCGATCACCTCACTGAGGTCGCGGTGAACCGCCTCGAATGCAAGGCGGCTTTCCGCATCTTCCAAAACCAGGTATCGCTTGGCTTTGCGTTCGAAATCGGTGAGTCTCTCGCGCAGCAATTCCTTTTTTTGGCTGATCTGAGCCACTCGATAAGCCGTCTTCTGTGACGATACTGCCAACTCCTTGACCGCCGTGACAGCGAATACCAAGGCAAGCACCAGGGGCAGTATCGCCATGGTAAAACCGACGAGGATCAGCTTCCTGAGCGATATCCTCCGCAAAAGGTTAAAAAGAATCAGCATGGACTCTTAGGTGGAATTCGGGTTGTAATCGAGCGCGTTTCTCAGGGTATCGGCCAAAATGGGAGCCAAATACACGACATTTGTGGCATGAGGAATACTGTCACTGCTGCCGATTTCCGAAACGCCGCTACGCAGGAGCTTGGCGACGGCGTTCTCTACGAATAAGGCGTGCGTGACCAGCACGTCGATCTTCTCACCCCCCTGCATGCGCAGCTTGGCCACGGCGTCGACTAAAGTCGCGCCCGTGCTCGCTACATCATCAATTAGGACTACACTTCGCCCCCTCACTTGAACGTCCGGTGCCTTGATCGATACCGTCCGGTCGCCGAAGCGCTGCTTAAAGCCCACGGCAAAAGGCAATCCACAGGCGTTGGCGATCGCGCTGACCCATTGCTCCGATTCGGCATCCGGCCCGACCAGCACCGGCTTATCCGGCCGGTCTGCGAGATAACGCGCGAACAGCGGCGCCGCAGATACCGCAATCGGATTCTTCGCCGGTACGGCTTCTTCGAGGCGGCCAATGCGATGTAAGTGAGGATCGACAGTTACGACGTCGTCGAACAATTCCGCAAGAAATTTCCCGATGATTTTTTGACTGACGATTTCGCCCGGCCGAAAGGCAAAATCTTGACGCATGTAACATAAATAAGGCGCTACCAACGACAATCTCTTGACACCTTGGTTCCGCAGAGCTCGGCTCACTAGCAGCAATTCAACCAATTTGTCGTTGGGGTCCGAAAGACTGCGGAATACAACGACATGCTCGTCCTCGACTGCCGGCAAGGTCAGCTTGCTCTCGCCGTCTGGAAAACGATGGACGTCGACTTCGCCGTAGCGGGCCATCAGAATATCCGCCACCGCCATGGCCTGACGGCGAGAATCGGGAAATCCTAAAATCATGGTCAAAATTCCACGTAACCCTTAGGTATCTTCTTGTCGAGCTCGCCCAATTCGTAGCCCGTGCGTTGGCGAACAAAATCACGGGCGAAATCGTAGTTCGACGGAAACTCCGCATGAATTCGGTATAGTGGTTCGCCCTTTTCCACTTTATCGCCCAGCTTTTTCAGCAAATCGACCCCCGCCCCTTTCGACATCGGCGCACCGGCCAATCGGGCAATGCGTGCGAGAAAGAAATTGTCGATTTGGGTCACCCATCCCTCGCGATCGGCACAGACTTCGTGCGTCAGCTTACCCAACTCGAATTTTCGTTCTTGCACACCTTGTGCCATAACGATGCGGTTCATTTTTTCCAGGGCTCGCCCGGACTCCAATATTTCTCGAGCGATGGCATAGCCTTGACCGCCGCGTACATCGGGGTCGAATTCGATGATGCGGCCCGCCAATCGCAAGGATTTTTCCCGCAAATCGGTTGGTGCGCCTGGGTCGTTTTCCAAGACTTGCATGACGTCGCGCACCTCGAGAACGGGTCCGATGCCGCGGCCGACAGGCTGTCTGCCGTCGGTGATCATGACCTCTAAATAGAGTCCCAAGCGATCCCCGACATACTCGAAAAGTTTTCGCAACTGCATCGCATCGCGCATGTGCCGAACTTTGGCCGTCGGCCCCACCGGAATGTCCAGAAGGAGGTGCGTCGCCCCCGCGGCGAGTTTCTTGGATAGAATCGATGCCACCATCTGGCCCTGCGAATCGATGCCCAAAGGGCGTTCCACCGAAATCAGCATGTCGTCTACGGGAGCCAAGCGGGTGGTTCCGCCCCAGACCAGACAGCCGCGCTCGACACGAACCAGCTTGTCCAGGGTTTCCGGCAAGAGATCAACGCGGGCCAATACCTCTATCGTATCCGCCGTACCGGCAGGCGAGGTGATGGCGCGGCTCGATGTTTTCGGAATCAAAGTGCCGTGCGCCGCCACGATGGGCACCACCAACATGGACGTCCGGTTGCCGGGAATGCCGCCGATGCAATGCTTGTCAGCAACCAATGGCTCGTTCCAGTCGATCCTGCTTCCCGTGGCCAGCATAGCCTTGGTCAAGAGCAGCACTTCGTCCCGATCCAGGCCGTTTTGCCCGGTCGCGACCAAAAAGGCTGCCATCTCCATTTTCGAATAACGGCGGTTCGCGATGTCGCGCGTGATGGCGATATAGTCATCGTAACTCAGGCGCTCCCCGCTAATCTTTCGGCGCACCGCATCCATAGACGCCGGCGGTTCCGCTTGTGCCACCCGGACTTCATGTCCTTCCGCCGCGCATAACTGACTGAAGGCTTGTTCGGAAAGGCCTAATTCATCGGGAGTGACGATTCGGTCATCGTCTACTACATTCAATACCGCCTCGATTCGTTCACCGTTGCAATAAACCACGATCTTGGCGAGCGCCTGAAAGCCTTCGGCCCGATAAACCGAACACTCCCGATGGAGATAGGCGACATTCTCCCTATAAGTGTCGATGGCAATGCGACGCAGTTTTAGCCGGTTGCTGATGCGATCGTTCCGGCTTTGGGAGACTTCGGAATCGGATGGTATGTCCGTCATGTGCCCGCAATCGTTTTCAAAAAAATGCTAATTTTGATCTCGAAGGACAGATTGTTTATCACAAACGTCCCCAAACGCTTAAAATAGCACGTCGTTCTTGTACAGTCGTCTGTCACATCGCTTTGTCGTCTATTTCTTTTTCATGCGCGCCGCATTTTTCTACCCGGTAAGTTCGATCGCGGCGCTGCTCGCTATTTGGCAGGTTGCCGCCCTCGTCTTCAAATCGCCGTTACTGCCGTCTCCCGTGGATGTTTTCGAAGTGTTTCTGTCCGAAATTCGGTCAGGTACGCTGCCGTACCATCTCGGTGTGACACTCGCGAGGCTGGCCGTCAGCTTCGGTTTGGCGATGAGCCTCGGCACCGCCATAGGTATATTTCTGGGCCGCCACGAAAAACTGGATCGCTTTTTCGATAGCTGGCTGGTGTTTTTTCTGAATATTCCGGCCCTGGTGATCATCATTCTGTGCTATGTCTGGTTCGGGCTGGTCGAGAGCGCCGCCATTGCGGCCGTCGTGATCAATAAACTGCCCAATGTCATTGTCACCTTGCGGGAAGGCGCGCGAACGCTGGACCGGGATCTCTTGGAAATGGCCGAAGCGTATCGGTTCGGCCGGTATAAGACTCTACGCCATATCGTTTGGCCGCAGCTGTATCCCTTCTTTATCGCCGCCTCTCGCACCGGTCTTGCGCTCATTTGGAAGATCATTTTGGTCGTAGAGCTTCTCGGGCGCAGCAACGGCATGGGATTTCAGTTGCACCTGTTCTTTCAGATGTTCAACGTGTCTGCCATTCTCGCTTACACCATCGCCTTCGTCGTTGTCATTCAGTTGATCGAGGTCGGGATACTCAAGCCCCTCGATCGCCATGCCCAGAGGTGGCGCCGATGACTGCGATTCAAATCCAAATCGTCAGAAAAACCTATCGACCCAAAGGAGAGACGGAAGCTCCCCTAATACTTAAAGACTTGTCCATAAGACTCGGTTCCGGCGAGTTCGCCTGCCTCGTCGGCCCATCAGGGTGCGGCAAAACAACGTTACTAAATATAGCAGCCGGACTGGACCGGGATTTTGAAGGCTCAGTCCGAATCGAAACCGACACGGATAAACCACACATCGGTTATGTCTTTCAGAATCCGCGCCTTATTCCTTGGCGCACGGTACGGGAAAACATCGAACTGGCTCTCCCGAAGGAGGCAGATCCCGCCTACATCGATCATCTTTTCGAGGTGGTCGGGCTTGCCGACGCCCAGAATGTTTTTCCGGAACGGTTGTCGTTGGGCATGAGCCGCCGCGTCGCCTTAGTGCGCGCGTTCGCCGTCAACCCTGACCTCTTGCTCATGGACGAACCGTTCGTGTCCCTCGACCCACCCACTGCCCGCCGTGTCCGCGAATTGGTGGTCACGCTCTGGCAGGAACGTCCGCACACGGTGCTGTTCGTCACCCACGATCTCCGCGAAGCGATAGAACTCGCCGACCGCCTGATCTTCTTATCGTCGCAGCCCACTTCCGTAATTTGCGATATTCCAGTGGATATCCCACGTCTAGAACGGAACGAGACTGCGATAGAAACATTCCGTCAGCAGCTTTATGCCGACCACGCAGTTATACGAACGCTGCTCTAAGCCGGTGTCGCCAACTAGCATGGTCGGGTAAATAACCGACCAGCAGCGTGTTTCCTCATTTTCTTATTGCAATACAGGGTCGCGTGCAACCTTAGGCTGTTGCCGGACGGAGACGATTCTTCGTTCAACCGGGCCATCTGAGGCGCCCTTCTTCTGATGTCACCCCCGCTCTACCTTCGAGATTTCAAGCATTCGGAAGGTTGACCAGTACCGTACAAACCGGTTGGCATACAGCATGCTATAACCGCCACGACCCTAGATCACGCT
This region includes:
- a CDS encoding sigma 54-interacting transcriptional regulator, coding for MSQATVNELMSAVRKRVLLVDDDPDLLRLVALRLTAAGFELETVNSGPAAISRVSVFRPHVVVTDLRMEGMDGLALFDVLHEQYPTLPFIIMTAHGTISDAVSATKRGVFGFVSKPVDKNELVKLVNQAIRIGLTDGVSIDQDAWRQHIITQSPLMEELLSQANRVAQSKASIFIGGESGTGKELLARAIHAASTRADGPFVAVNCSAIPENLFESELFGHRRGAFTGATRDHKGLFRAADGGTLFLDEIGDMPKSFQAKLLRALQEMKVRPVGATEDEPVDVRIISATHADLDRAMAEGNFREDLYYRLNVVTLMLPPLSKRPEDIALLAMHFLRDLSETYGNRVKGFSPEAMECLVNFEWPGNVRQLRNVVEQCVALSSTPLIPATLVQRALRDEPSSFLSLQEAREQFERNYLIRLLQMTNGNVTQAAKLAKRNRTEFYRLLSRYGMNPSLFKNCSDGAP
- a CDS encoding sensor histidine kinase, which produces MLILFNLLRRISLRKLILVGFTMAILPLVLALVFAVTAVKELAVSSQKTAYRVAQISQKKELLRERLTDFERKAKRYLVLEDAESRLAFEAVHRDLSEVIGNLLSLTEEPALVVQLQRFSVEEGGIYHHVSNMSAEPLAKPEKVGSRAGSTRERRDRSTKARIEKADEMFSAINVRAKELARGFSSVVDAEVDNLQARSDAVQRRMLQQSSILLPISVVLISFVTFFIIRSVRQMDHAIRKLGAGDFVQPIQVTGPKDLEYLGERLDWLRSRLRGLEEAKQQFIRHVSHEIKTPLATIHEGTELLADEVVGELNTEQREIAQIVVSNTQKLDTLIAELINYSQVNARPGAMLREMVDMAKLVSDLIEDYQIRLRTKSIELVDRLLPVELEGNPDQLRTVVDNLLSNAVKYSPVGGEIRVTLRPNGGHMELEVEDDGPGIEPDERKHVFEPFFQGKAAREQGIAGTGMGLAIVSECVSGHHGKVEALEPRPDKKGARIRVQIPLRLD
- a CDS encoding ribose-phosphate diphosphokinase, translating into MILGFPDSRRQAMAVADILMARYGEVDVHRFPDGESKLTLPAVEDEHVVVFRSLSDPNDKLVELLLVSRALRNQGVKRLSLVAPYLCYMRQDFAFRPGEIVSQKIIGKFLAELFDDVVTVDPHLHRIGRLEEAVPAKNPIAVSAAPLFARYLADRPDKPVLVGPDAESEQWVSAIANACGLPFAVGFKQRFGDRTVSIKAPDVQVRGRSVVLIDDVASTGATLVDAVAKLRMQGGEKIDVLVTHALFVENAVAKLLRSGVSEIGSSDSIPHATNVVYLAPILADTLRNALDYNPNST
- a CDS encoding thymidine phosphorylase family protein translates to MTDIPSDSEVSQSRNDRISNRLKLRRIAIDTYRENVAYLHRECSVYRAEGFQALAKIVVYCNGERIEAVLNVVDDDRIVTPDELGLSEQAFSQLCAAEGHEVRVAQAEPPASMDAVRRKISGERLSYDDYIAITRDIANRRYSKMEMAAFLVATGQNGLDRDEVLLLTKAMLATGSRIDWNEPLVADKHCIGGIPGNRTSMLVVPIVAAHGTLIPKTSSRAITSPAGTADTIEVLARVDLLPETLDKLVRVERGCLVWGGTTRLAPVDDMLISVERPLGIDSQGQMVASILSKKLAAGATHLLLDIPVGPTAKVRHMRDAMQLRKLFEYVGDRLGLYLEVMITDGRQPVGRGIGPVLEVRDVMQVLENDPGAPTDLREKSLRLAGRIIEFDPDVRGGQGYAIAREILESGRALEKMNRIVMAQGVQERKFELGKLTHEVCADREGWVTQIDNFFLARIARLAGAPMSKGAGVDLLKKLGDKVEKGEPLYRIHAEFPSNYDFARDFVRQRTGYELGELDKKIPKGYVEF
- a CDS encoding ABC transporter permease, with the translated sequence MRAAFFYPVSSIAALLAIWQVAALVFKSPLLPSPVDVFEVFLSEIRSGTLPYHLGVTLARLAVSFGLAMSLGTAIGIFLGRHEKLDRFFDSWLVFFLNIPALVIIILCYVWFGLVESAAIAAVVINKLPNVIVTLREGARTLDRDLLEMAEAYRFGRYKTLRHIVWPQLYPFFIAASRTGLALIWKIILVVELLGRSNGMGFQLHLFFQMFNVSAILAYTIAFVVVIQLIEVGILKPLDRHAQRWRR
- a CDS encoding ABC transporter ATP-binding protein — encoded protein: MTAIQIQIVRKTYRPKGETEAPLILKDLSIRLGSGEFACLVGPSGCGKTTLLNIAAGLDRDFEGSVRIETDTDKPHIGYVFQNPRLIPWRTVRENIELALPKEADPAYIDHLFEVVGLADAQNVFPERLSLGMSRRVALVRAFAVNPDLLLMDEPFVSLDPPTARRVRELVVTLWQERPHTVLFVTHDLREAIELADRLIFLSSQPTSVICDIPVDIPRLERNETAIETFRQQLYADHAVIRTLL